The following is a genomic window from Desulfovibrio desulfuricans DSM 642.
GCGGCATTCAAGAAGAGTCGCCATCTTTTGGCAAAAGGGTGCTGGTAATGCGCGACCGTACAGAGCGCCCCGAGGGGGTGGAGGCTGGTTTTTGTCGCCTTGTGGGTGCATCAAAGAATAACATCATTACAGCGGCTGAAGAGCTTTTTGTCTTGTCCGCCTCCACAGGCTTGCCTGGTGCCAACCCTTATGGAGACGGAAACGCCGCGGAACGCATTGTTACCCAACTTGAAAAAAATCTTATTGGCAATATAGAGGCTGCTACGTGTCCACTCTAAAAAGAGCTGTTTCAATTTTACAAAGGAAGGGCTTAGCCCACTTTTGCGAAAAGGCCTTTCACTTTGCAGGAAGCGCCTTCCGCTACCGCTTTTTTCCGCATCAGGATAAAAGAAACACCAACTGGCATCGCTATATTCAGGATCTCGATGCCCGCGTCGAAGTAATGAAGGCCAGCCCATGGAAACTGGAAATAGAGTCCACCTCTGTCTGTAACCTTCAGTGCATCATGTGTTCTCATGTTTTCTCCCATCCCCGAATCGGAAAGCATTTCAACCTGGAATTGTTGGGCCGCCTTGCAAATATGCTCCCAGCCGCAGGAGAATTTCAGCTCATGGGTTCAGGAGAGCCGCTCATCAGCCCTGCTTTCTGGAAAATTATGGAGATTATTGGCAATAATCCTTCCTATATGAAACCCACCATCGGCATCAGCAGCAATGCTGCAGCCATGACACCATATATTGCCGCAAAACTGCTGAGTTCACCATTGAGGGAAGTAAGTTTTTCGCTTGACGCCGCAACCCCAGAAACCTACCGGAAGATCCGCAACGGCGACTTTATGCGCACGGTTGAGCACATCCGCCACCTTCTGCAATGCCGCGGCAAAGATAATACAAAATCTCCACGTGTCATGCTCAATATGACCCTAATGCGCGAAAACATCGATGAACTACCCCAATTTATAAAGCTGTCCCATTCGCTAGGAGTTGACGCCATACAGTTCTGGCCCCTTCACGATTATGGCGACATTGACGCTGAGGGGTGGAATGTGAACCGCAATGGTTGGAAGTTCAACTACAGAGACCAGATGCTTGGTCAAGACGAGGCAGACGCGCAACACGCCAACAGCGTCCTTGACGAGGCCGTTGCACTTTCAGAAACACTTGGTGTGCCAATCATCTGGCCCATGGGTGGAAAAACCCATATCAAACCCATGGAAAAACGCCATACAGTGTCAGCGGCGTCCTCCACCAAGCCAGCAGCATCGCAGAGAACGGCATGCCCCATTGATTGTGTTGCCCCCTGGGAATGGATGCTGGTTAATGTTAATGGCGATGTGCGCCCGTGCTGCCACGTACAACAAACTTTTGGGAACATAAGGCTACAACAGCCAGAAGAAATCTGGAATGGCGCTAACTACCGTGAAATGCGCCGATATCTTGCTCAAGGCAAACTGCCGCCCCAATGTCGCAATGCAGCCTGCAAATATGCTCGGGGCAACTGGATGTATTCTAATTCCACTGATTAGAGGCCTGACAAAACCCCATAGAATTTTTATTCGCATCAAGAGACTGACAGACTAGGACAACACCCCATGCAATTTTCAAATATGGCCAGCACAATGGCCTACACCGAGAGTATTGTAGCCGCAGCTCTCAGGCGCAGTCTTGGGCATACCCCTAAAATTATTCCTTTTGACGGGGGCCTTGTAATTCCATGCGGTAAAGCATCCTCCTGGGCTAGCGGAGCCCCTTATTGCGG
Proteins encoded in this region:
- a CDS encoding radical SAM/SPASM domain-containing protein, with translation MSTLKRAVSILQRKGLAHFCEKAFHFAGSAFRYRFFPHQDKRNTNWHRYIQDLDARVEVMKASPWKLEIESTSVCNLQCIMCSHVFSHPRIGKHFNLELLGRLANMLPAAGEFQLMGSGEPLISPAFWKIMEIIGNNPSYMKPTIGISSNAAAMTPYIAAKLLSSPLREVSFSLDAATPETYRKIRNGDFMRTVEHIRHLLQCRGKDNTKSPRVMLNMTLMRENIDELPQFIKLSHSLGVDAIQFWPLHDYGDIDAEGWNVNRNGWKFNYRDQMLGQDEADAQHANSVLDEAVALSETLGVPIIWPMGGKTHIKPMEKRHTVSAASSTKPAASQRTACPIDCVAPWEWMLVNVNGDVRPCCHVQQTFGNIRLQQPEEIWNGANYREMRRYLAQGKLPPQCRNAACKYARGNWMYSNSTD